From Pseudomonas hefeiensis, one genomic window encodes:
- a CDS encoding CoA-transferase subunit beta, with protein MMTYSTNEMMTVAAARRLQNNAVCFVGIGLPSKAANLARLTSSPDVVLIYESGPIGAKPSVLPLSIGDGELAETADTVVPTGEIFRYWLQGGRIDVGFLGAAQVDRFGNINTTVVGDYHQPKVRLPGAGGAPEIAGSAKSVLIILKQSARSFVDKLDFITSVGHGEGGDSRKRLGLPGAGPVGIITDLCIMEPEAGSHEFVVTALHPGVTREQVVAATGWAIRFADQVQTTAEPTETELRALRDLEARTAAAHGQAPGEA; from the coding sequence ATAATGACGTACTCCACCAATGAAATGATGACCGTCGCCGCAGCCCGTCGATTGCAAAACAACGCTGTGTGTTTCGTGGGCATCGGCCTGCCATCGAAGGCGGCCAACCTGGCGCGGCTGACCTCGTCGCCGGATGTTGTTCTGATCTATGAGTCCGGTCCGATCGGGGCCAAACCCAGCGTATTGCCACTGTCCATCGGTGATGGTGAGCTGGCTGAAACTGCGGACACTGTCGTACCCACCGGTGAGATTTTTCGCTACTGGTTGCAGGGCGGACGCATCGACGTCGGCTTCCTCGGTGCAGCCCAGGTTGACCGTTTTGGCAACATCAACACCACAGTGGTGGGCGACTACCATCAACCGAAAGTCCGCTTGCCGGGCGCCGGTGGTGCACCGGAAATCGCCGGTTCGGCCAAGAGCGTGCTGATCATCCTCAAGCAGTCGGCGCGCTCTTTCGTCGACAAGCTGGACTTCATTACCTCGGTCGGTCACGGCGAGGGCGGGGATTCCCGTAAACGCCTGGGCCTGCCGGGCGCAGGTCCGGTAGGTATCATCACCGACTTGTGCATCATGGAGCCGGAAGCCGGCAGCCATGAGTTCGTGGTCACCGCGCTGCACCCCGGCGTGACCCGCGAGCAAGTCGTTGCCGCCACCGGTTGGGCGATTCGTTTTGCCGACCAGGTGCAGACCACCGCCGAGCCGACCGAAACAGAGCTGCGCGCGCTGCGCGACCTGGAAGCTCGCACCGCCGCGGCCCACGGCCAGGCACCGGGAGAAGCGTGA
- a CDS encoding 3-carboxy-cis,cis-muconate cycloisomerase — MNERPGNQLFDAYFTARAMREVFCDAGRLQAMLDVEAALARAEARVGLIPQSAVAPIENACHARLYDFLALSEAIASAGNSAIPLVKALGKRIANEDTEAERYVHLGATSQDVMDSGLVLQLRQALGLIEDELAQLAIILARQAERYAATPLAGRTWLQHATPVTLGMKIAGWLGAITRSRQRLNELKPRLLVLQFGGASGTLAALGEQALPIAEALAAELQLGLPEQPWHTQRDRLVEFGSVLGLIAGSLGKLGRDISLLMQTEAGEAFEPSASGKGGSSTMPHKRNPVGAAVLIGAATRVPGLLSTLFSAMPQEHERSLGLWHAEWETLPEICCLVSGALQQARLLADGLEVDAARMVRNLELTQGLVLAEAVSIVLAQRVGRDTAHHLLEQCCKRAVAEQRHLRDVLGSEPQVTAQLSAAELDHLLDPAHYLGQAQTWVARAVAEHLALNA; from the coding sequence ATGAACGAACGACCGGGCAATCAGCTCTTCGATGCCTACTTCACAGCGCGCGCGATGCGCGAGGTGTTCTGCGACGCGGGCCGGCTACAGGCCATGCTGGATGTCGAGGCAGCATTGGCCAGGGCTGAAGCGCGGGTAGGGTTGATTCCCCAGAGCGCGGTGGCGCCGATCGAGAACGCTTGTCACGCCCGGCTGTACGATTTTCTGGCGTTGAGCGAAGCGATTGCCAGTGCCGGCAATTCGGCGATCCCGTTGGTCAAGGCGCTGGGCAAGCGCATCGCGAACGAGGACACCGAGGCTGAGCGTTATGTGCATCTGGGCGCTACCAGCCAGGACGTGATGGACAGTGGGTTGGTGCTGCAACTGCGCCAGGCTCTTGGACTTATCGAAGACGAACTGGCGCAACTGGCGATCATTCTCGCCCGGCAGGCCGAACGTTACGCGGCCACGCCATTGGCCGGGCGCACTTGGTTGCAACATGCGACACCGGTGACCCTGGGCATGAAAATCGCCGGTTGGCTGGGAGCGATCACCCGTAGCCGCCAGCGCCTGAATGAGCTCAAGCCGCGCTTGCTGGTGTTGCAGTTCGGTGGCGCCTCCGGGACGCTTGCCGCACTGGGTGAACAGGCCTTGCCCATCGCCGAAGCCCTGGCCGCCGAGCTGCAACTGGGCTTGCCGGAGCAGCCTTGGCACACCCAGCGCGATCGTCTGGTTGAGTTTGGTTCGGTACTGGGGTTGATCGCTGGCAGCCTGGGCAAACTGGGTCGTGACATCAGCTTGTTGATGCAGACCGAGGCCGGTGAAGCGTTCGAACCCTCGGCGTCGGGCAAGGGCGGTTCGTCCACCATGCCGCACAAGCGTAACCCGGTGGGGGCGGCGGTGTTGATTGGCGCCGCGACCCGGGTCCCTGGCCTGTTGTCGACGCTGTTCAGCGCCATGCCCCAGGAGCACGAACGCAGCCTGGGCCTGTGGCACGCCGAATGGGAAACCCTGCCGGAGATCTGCTGCCTGGTATCCGGTGCTCTGCAACAGGCGCGGCTGCTGGCTGATGGCCTGGAAGTGGACGCGGCACGCATGGTTCGCAACCTGGAACTGACCCAGGGGCTGGTGCTGGCCGAGGCGGTGAGCATCGTCCTGGCCCAGCGGGTGGGGCGCGACACCGCGCACCATTTGCTGGAGCAATGCTGCAAACGAGCAGTGGCTGAGCAACGTCATTTACGGGACGTGTTGGGGAGCGAGCCCCAGGTCACCGCACAACTGTCCGCCGCTGAGCTGGATCATTTGCTCGACCCCGCCCATTACCTGGGCCAGGCCCAGACCTGGGTCGCTCGCGCAGTAGCTGAACACCTTGCCTTGAACGCCTGA
- the pcaG gene encoding protocatechuate 3,4-dioxygenase subunit alpha: protein MTLTATTSHTVGPYYHIGLTWLNREDLTVAQTLGQRVAITGQVIDGNGEFVNDAMLEVWQANAAGKYAHPEDDQDKPLDPNFEGFGRVPVDAEGRFRFTTIKPGSVPGLGGTTQAPHLVVLVFARGLVKHLLTRIYFDGEQANETDPLLACVPEERRATIVSKSDASGVYQWNVVLQGTDAETVFFDY, encoded by the coding sequence ATGACGCTCACCGCTACCACCTCCCACACCGTTGGTCCTTATTACCACATCGGCCTGACCTGGCTGAACCGCGAAGACCTGACCGTCGCCCAAACCCTCGGCCAGCGCGTGGCGATCACCGGGCAGGTGATCGACGGCAACGGCGAGTTCGTCAATGACGCGATGCTGGAAGTCTGGCAAGCCAACGCCGCCGGAAAATACGCGCACCCGGAAGATGATCAGGACAAACCCCTGGACCCGAATTTCGAAGGCTTTGGCCGGGTGCCGGTGGATGCCGAAGGACGTTTTCGTTTTACCACCATCAAGCCAGGTTCCGTGCCGGGACTTGGCGGCACGACCCAGGCACCGCACCTCGTCGTGCTGGTGTTCGCCCGCGGCCTGGTCAAGCATTTGCTGACGCGAATCTACTTCGATGGCGAACAGGCCAACGAAACCGATCCGCTGTTGGCCTGCGTGCCCGAGGAGCGTCGCGCCACTATCGTGAGCAAGTCCGATGCTTCGGGCGTGTATCAGTGGAACGTGGTCCTGCAGGGAACGGATGCCGAGACGGTGTTCTTCGATTATTGA
- the pcaF gene encoding 3-oxoadipyl-CoA thiolase — protein sequence MMRDVYICDAIRTPIGRFGGGLSAVRADDLAAVPIKALMERNPSVDWSAVDEVFLGCANQAGEDNRNVARMALLLAGLPQSIPGVTLNRLCASGMDAIGTAFRAIASGEMELAIAGGVESMSRAPFVMGKADAAFSRNMKLEDTTIGWRFINPLMKTQYGVDAMPQTADNVADDYLVSRADQDAFALRSQQRTAAAQAAGYFAEEIVPVRVVHKKGETVVEQDEHPRADTTLATLSKLKPVNGPDKTVTAGNASGVNDGAAAMIMASAEAVKKHGLTPRGKVLGMASAGVAPRVMGIGPVPAVRKLTERLGLAVADFDVIELNEAFASQGLAVLRDLGLADDAPQVNPNGGAIALGHPLGMSGARLVLTALHHLEKTGGKKGLATMCVGVGQGLALAIERV from the coding sequence GTGATGCGTGACGTTTATATCTGTGATGCGATTCGAACGCCCATCGGACGCTTCGGTGGCGGTTTGTCCGCGGTGCGCGCCGATGACTTGGCCGCCGTACCGATCAAGGCGCTGATGGAGCGCAACCCGTCGGTGGATTGGAGTGCCGTGGACGAAGTGTTCCTCGGTTGTGCCAACCAGGCCGGTGAAGACAACCGTAACGTGGCGCGCATGGCGCTGCTGCTGGCCGGTCTGCCGCAGAGCATTCCCGGCGTGACCCTCAACCGCCTCTGCGCCTCGGGCATGGATGCCATCGGCACGGCGTTCCGCGCCATCGCCAGCGGCGAAATGGAATTGGCCATCGCCGGCGGCGTGGAGTCGATGTCCCGCGCACCGTTCGTGATGGGCAAGGCCGATGCCGCGTTCTCGCGCAACATGAAACTGGAAGACACCACCATCGGCTGGCGCTTCATCAACCCGTTGATGAAAACCCAGTACGGCGTGGACGCGATGCCCCAGACCGCCGATAACGTGGCCGATGATTACCTGGTGTCCCGCGCCGATCAGGACGCTTTCGCCTTGCGCAGTCAGCAGCGCACGGCGGCGGCCCAGGCCGCAGGGTATTTCGCCGAGGAAATCGTCCCGGTGCGCGTAGTCCACAAGAAAGGCGAAACCGTGGTCGAGCAGGACGAACATCCTCGTGCCGACACCACGCTGGCGACCTTGAGCAAACTCAAGCCGGTCAACGGTCCGGACAAAACCGTCACCGCCGGCAACGCCTCGGGCGTGAATGATGGCGCGGCGGCTATGATCATGGCTTCGGCCGAAGCGGTGAAGAAACACGGGCTGACGCCTCGGGGCAAAGTGTTGGGCATGGCCAGCGCCGGCGTGGCACCACGCGTGATGGGCATCGGCCCGGTGCCCGCAGTGCGCAAGCTCACTGAGCGCCTGGGCCTGGCGGTCGCAGACTTTGACGTGATCGAGCTCAACGAAGCTTTCGCCAGCCAGGGCCTGGCGGTGCTGCGCGATCTGGGCCTGGCGGACGATGCGCCGCAAGTGAACCCCAATGGCGGCGCGATCGCCCTTGGCCATCCGCTGGGTATGAGCGGAGCACGGCTGGTGCTGACGGCGTTGCATCATCTGGAAAAGACCGGCGGCAAGAAAGGCCTGGCGACCATGTGTGTCGGCGTCGGCCAGGGTCTGGCGTTGGCAATCGAACGCGTCTGA
- the pcaH gene encoding protocatechuate 3,4-dioxygenase subunit beta, which produces MTDKPGYRRPQAGTQPEYLHPPYQSTNLRSPSKPLVYLPHSLSEITGPTVGADRLQEKDNDLTAQHVGEPLGERIIIHGRVLDEHGQPVPGILVEIWQANAAGRYNHDRDQHDAPLDPNFTGTGRTVTDAEGWYQFQTIKPGAYPWGNHHNAWRPAHIHFSLFGPSILTRLVTQMYFPGDPLLAYDPIYNCVPDTRAKERLIASFDLEKTIPHYALGYRWDIVLRGRDATPMEK; this is translated from the coding sequence ATGACTGACAAGCCTGGTTATCGTCGTCCCCAAGCGGGCACCCAACCGGAGTACCTGCACCCGCCGTACCAGTCCACCAACCTGCGTTCGCCGTCCAAGCCGTTGGTGTACCTGCCCCATTCGCTGTCGGAAATTACCGGTCCGACCGTAGGTGCCGATCGCCTGCAGGAGAAGGACAATGACCTGACTGCCCAGCATGTCGGCGAGCCACTGGGGGAACGCATCATCATTCACGGGCGCGTGCTGGATGAGCATGGCCAACCCGTGCCTGGCATTCTGGTAGAGATCTGGCAGGCCAACGCCGCCGGTCGTTACAACCATGACCGTGACCAGCACGACGCGCCGCTGGACCCGAACTTCACCGGCACTGGTCGCACCGTCACCGACGCCGAAGGCTGGTACCAGTTCCAGACCATCAAACCTGGCGCCTATCCCTGGGGTAACCACCACAATGCCTGGCGCCCGGCGCACATCCATTTCTCACTGTTCGGCCCGAGCATCCTGACGCGCCTGGTGACGCAAATGTATTTCCCCGGCGATCCGCTGCTGGCCTACGACCCGATCTACAACTGCGTGCCGGACACCCGCGCCAAGGAACGTCTGATCGCCAGTTTCGACCTGGAAAAAACCATTCCTCACTACGCCCTCGGTTATCGCTGGGACATCGTATTGCGCGGCCGCGATGCCACGCCGATGGAGAAATAA
- the pcaD gene encoding 3-oxoadipate enol-lactonase produces the protein MGLVKLAEGELNYCFDGPQDGPVLVLSNSLGTDLHMWDEQIAAFSEHFRVLRFDTRGHGQSLVTEGPYSIEQLGRDVLAMLDQLNIDKVHFCGLSMGGLIGQWLGINAGERLHKLVVCNTAAKIGDPSVWDPRIETVLRDGKAAMVALRDASIARWFTPDFAQAHPEKARKITDMLAATSPQGYAANCAAVRDADFREQLSSIRVPLLVVAGTEDAVTPPSGGHFIQERVNGAEYAQFHAAHLSNVQAGAAFSERVLAFLLDSSRS, from the coding sequence GTGGGATTGGTCAAACTCGCCGAAGGCGAACTGAACTATTGCTTCGATGGGCCGCAAGATGGCCCGGTGCTGGTGCTCTCCAACTCCCTGGGTACCGACCTGCACATGTGGGACGAGCAGATCGCCGCCTTCAGCGAACACTTTCGCGTGCTGCGTTTCGACACGCGCGGCCACGGTCAGTCGTTGGTCACAGAGGGCCCGTACAGCATTGAACAACTGGGCCGCGACGTGCTGGCGATGCTCGATCAGTTGAACATCGACAAGGTGCATTTTTGTGGGTTGTCCATGGGCGGATTGATCGGCCAATGGCTGGGGATCAATGCCGGCGAGCGGCTGCACAAACTGGTGGTATGCAACACTGCCGCCAAGATTGGCGACCCGTCCGTATGGGACCCGCGGATTGAAACCGTACTGCGTGATGGCAAGGCGGCGATGGTCGCGCTGCGGGATGCCTCGATTGCCCGTTGGTTCACACCGGACTTTGCCCAGGCTCATCCAGAGAAGGCCAGGAAAATCACCGACATGCTTGCCGCCACTTCGCCCCAGGGCTACGCGGCTAACTGCGCGGCGGTGCGCGATGCCGACTTCCGTGAGCAGCTGTCGTCGATTCGCGTACCGCTGTTGGTGGTCGCCGGCACCGAAGATGCCGTGACGCCACCGTCGGGTGGGCACTTTATCCAGGAGCGGGTCAACGGCGCCGAGTACGCCCAATTCCATGCCGCGCACCTGTCCAATGTCCAGGCCGGCGCTGCGTTCAGCGAGCGGGTGCTGGCTTTCCTGCTCGATTCCAGTCGTTCTTGA
- the pcaC gene encoding 4-carboxymuconolactone decarboxylase — MDEKQRYDEGMQVRRAVLGDAHVDRSLNALTEFNSEFQEMITRHAWGDIWTRPGLPRHTRSLITIAMLIGMNRNEELKLHLRAAANNGVSRGEIKEVIMQSAIYCGIPAANATFHLAESVWDELGVESRA, encoded by the coding sequence GTGGACGAGAAGCAACGTTACGACGAAGGCATGCAAGTACGCCGCGCGGTGCTGGGCGATGCCCACGTCGACCGCAGCCTCAATGCCTTGACCGAGTTCAACAGTGAGTTCCAGGAGATGATCACCCGTCATGCCTGGGGCGACATCTGGACCCGCCCGGGCCTGCCGCGCCACACCCGCAGCTTGATCACCATCGCCATGCTGATCGGCATGAACCGCAACGAAGAACTCAAACTGCACCTGCGCGCCGCTGCCAATAATGGCGTGAGCCGCGGCGAGATCAAGGAAGTGATCATGCAGAGTGCTATCTATTGCGGTATCCCGGCGGCCAACGCCACCTTCCACCTGGCCGAGTCGGTGTGGGATGAACTGGGCGTCGAATCACGGGCTTAA
- a CDS encoding OprD family porin, producing MKPTQHLFPSLIAIALSGAALPVLAAESGFVEDAKVNLNLRNFYINRNFTNPDNAQGKAEEWTQSFILDAKSGFTQGVVGFGVDVLGMYSVKLDGGRGTANTALLPVHDDGRPADDFGRLGVALKAKVSKTELKVGEWMPVLPILRSDDGRSLPQTFRGGQVTSTEISGLSLYGGQFRANSMRNDASMEDMSMNGRGAFLSDRFNFGGGEYAFNDKRTQVGVWYAELSDIYQQKYFNLTHSQPVGDWTLGANLGYFIGKEEGSALAGDLDNKTLSAMLSAKYGGNTFYVGLQKLSGDDGWMRVNGTSGGTLANDSYNSSYDNAEERSWQVRHDFNFAAVGVPGLTLMNRYISGDNVHTGTITDGKEWGRESELAYTVQSGALKSLNVKWRNSTMRRDYSTSEFDENRLIVSYPISLL from the coding sequence ATGAAACCTACACAGCATTTGTTTCCCAGCCTTATCGCCATCGCCCTGTCTGGCGCCGCCCTGCCCGTTCTGGCCGCAGAGTCGGGGTTTGTTGAAGACGCCAAGGTCAACCTCAACCTGCGCAACTTCTACATCAACCGCAACTTCACCAACCCGGACAACGCCCAAGGCAAAGCCGAGGAATGGACCCAGAGTTTCATTCTCGACGCCAAGTCCGGCTTCACCCAAGGCGTGGTCGGTTTCGGCGTGGACGTGCTGGGCATGTACTCGGTCAAGCTCGACGGTGGTCGCGGTACTGCCAATACCGCCTTGTTGCCGGTGCATGATGATGGCCGTCCGGCCGACGACTTCGGTCGCCTGGGTGTCGCCCTCAAGGCCAAGGTGTCGAAAACCGAACTGAAGGTGGGCGAATGGATGCCGGTGCTGCCGATCCTGCGCTCGGACGACGGTCGCTCCCTGCCGCAAACCTTCCGCGGCGGCCAGGTAACCTCCACCGAAATCAGTGGCTTGAGCCTCTACGGCGGTCAGTTCCGCGCCAACAGCATGCGCAACGACGCGAGCATGGAAGACATGTCCATGAACGGCCGCGGTGCGTTCCTTTCGGACCGCTTTAACTTCGGCGGTGGCGAATACGCCTTCAACGACAAACGCACCCAGGTCGGTGTCTGGTATGCGGAACTGTCCGACATCTACCAGCAGAAGTATTTCAACCTGACCCACAGCCAGCCCGTCGGTGACTGGACCCTCGGCGCCAACCTCGGTTACTTCATCGGTAAGGAAGAAGGCAGCGCCTTGGCCGGCGACCTGGACAACAAAACCTTGTCCGCCATGCTCTCGGCCAAATACGGAGGCAACACCTTCTACGTCGGCCTGCAAAAACTCAGTGGCGACGATGGCTGGATGCGTGTCAACGGCACCAGCGGCGGCACCCTGGCCAACGACAGCTACAACTCCAGCTATGACAACGCCGAGGAAAGATCCTGGCAAGTGCGCCACGACTTCAACTTCGCCGCCGTCGGCGTACCGGGCCTGACCCTGATGAACCGTTACATCAGCGGTGACAACGTACACACCGGCACCATCACCGACGGTAAGGAATGGGGCCGCGAAAGCGAACTCGCTTACACCGTACAGAGCGGTGCGTTGAAGAGCCTCAATGTGAAATGGCGTAACTCGACGATGCGCCGGGATTACAGCACCAGTGAGTTCGATGAAAACCGCTTGATTGTCAGCTACCCGATCAGCTTGCTGTAA
- the adeC gene encoding AdeC/AdeK/OprM family multidrug efflux complex outer membrane factor, translating into MSKSLLSLTIAAVVLSGCSLIPDYQRPEAPVATQYPQGPAYEPAKAASQAAAEQGWKQFFHDPALQQLIQVALENNRDLRVAALNIDAYAAQYRIQRADLFPAVSATGSGSRQRVPARASQTGEAGITSSYSATLGISAYELDLFGRVRSLSEQALQSYFATEEARRSTQISLVASVANAYLTWQADKELLKLTQETLGTYEQSLKLTSRSAEVGVASALDLSQARTAVENARVQLARYTRQVAQDENSLTLLLGTGLPSNLSTQPLSDDLLSEVPAGLPSDLLQRRPDILQAERNLLAANANIGAARAAFFPSISLTANAGTLSPDLSGLFKGGSGTWTFAPQINLPIFNAGSLRASLDYAKIQKDINVAQYEKSIQTAFQEVSDGLAARQTYNEQLQAQTDFVAANQDYYRLAERRYRIGVDSNLTFLDAQRQLFSAQQSLITDRLAQLTSEVNLYRALGGGWNAETGKNEPVAEKAPPLKLF; encoded by the coding sequence ATGAGCAAGTCGCTCCTCTCTCTGACCATCGCTGCCGTCGTGCTCAGCGGCTGCTCGCTGATCCCCGATTATCAGCGGCCCGAAGCACCGGTCGCCACGCAATACCCGCAAGGTCCGGCCTACGAGCCGGCCAAGGCGGCCAGCCAGGCCGCCGCCGAACAGGGCTGGAAACAGTTTTTCCATGACCCGGCCCTGCAACAGCTGATCCAGGTTGCCCTGGAAAACAACCGCGACCTGCGCGTCGCGGCGCTGAATATCGATGCCTACGCCGCGCAATACCGCATCCAGCGGGCGGACCTGTTCCCGGCGGTCTCGGCCACCGGCTCCGGCAGCCGCCAGCGAGTGCCGGCACGGGCATCGCAAACCGGTGAAGCGGGCATCACCAGTTCCTATTCGGCAACCTTGGGCATCAGCGCCTATGAACTGGACCTGTTCGGCCGGGTGCGCAGCCTGAGCGAGCAAGCGCTGCAAAGCTACTTCGCCACCGAAGAGGCTCGTCGCAGTACCCAGATCAGCCTGGTGGCCAGCGTTGCCAACGCCTACCTGACCTGGCAGGCCGACAAGGAACTGCTCAAGCTGACCCAGGAAACCCTGGGCACCTATGAGCAAAGCCTCAAGCTGACCTCCCGCAGCGCCGAAGTCGGCGTGGCCTCGGCCCTGGACCTGAGCCAGGCACGCACGGCGGTGGAAAACGCCCGCGTACAACTGGCGCGCTACACCCGCCAGGTGGCTCAGGATGAAAACAGCCTGACCCTGCTGCTGGGCACCGGTCTGCCATCCAACCTGAGCACCCAACCGCTGAGCGATGACCTGCTCAGCGAAGTGCCGGCCGGATTGCCGTCAGACCTGTTGCAACGTCGCCCGGACATCCTCCAGGCTGAACGCAACCTGCTGGCCGCCAACGCCAACATCGGCGCCGCGCGGGCCGCGTTCTTCCCAAGCATCAGCCTGACGGCCAACGCCGGCACTTTGAGCCCGGACCTGTCCGGCCTGTTCAAGGGTGGTTCGGGCACCTGGACCTTCGCCCCGCAAATCAACCTGCCGATCTTCAACGCCGGCAGCCTGCGGGCAAGCCTGGATTACGCCAAAATCCAGAAAGACATCAACGTCGCGCAGTATGAGAAGTCGATTCAGACCGCGTTCCAGGAAGTCTCCGACGGCTTGGCGGCGCGCCAGACCTACAACGAACAGTTGCAGGCCCAGACCGACTTCGTCGCCGCCAACCAGGACTACTACCGCCTGGCCGAGCGTCGCTATCGCATCGGCGTCGACAGCAACCTGACCTTCCTCGACGCCCAACGTCAGTTGTTCAGCGCCCAACAATCGCTGATCACCGACCGCCTGGCGCAACTGACCAGCGAGGTCAATTTGTACAGGGCGTTGGGTGGCGGCTGGAATGCCGAGACCGGCAAGAACGAACCGGTGGCGGAGAAAGCGCCGCCGCTGAAATTGTTCTGA
- a CDS encoding MFS family transporter, which translates to MAVPISHYTGEERSKRIFAIVGASSGNLVEWFDFYVYAFCAIYFAPAFFPSDNPTVQLVNTAGVFAAGFLMRPIGGWIFGRVADRHGRKNSMMISVLMMCFGSLLIACLPTYKDIGVWAPVLLLLARLLQGLSVGGEYGTTATYMSEVALKGQRGFFASFQYVTLIGGQLLAVSLVVVLQQFLNEDELRAYGWRIPFVVGAVAALISLLLRRSLKETSSKEMRENKDAGSIAALFRDHKAAFITVLGYTAGGSLIFYTFTTYMQKYLVNTAGLHAKTASYIMTGALFLYMCMQPLFGMLADKIGRRNSMLWFGALGALCTVPILLTLKSISSPFLAFVLITLALAIVSFYTSISGLVKAEMFPPEVRALGVGLAYAVANAIFGGSAEYVALSLKAQGMENTFYWYVTVMMVVAFLFSLRLPKQPAYLHHDL; encoded by the coding sequence ATGGCCGTCCCAATCAGTCACTACACCGGCGAAGAGCGCAGCAAGCGCATCTTCGCCATCGTCGGCGCCTCATCCGGCAATCTGGTCGAATGGTTCGACTTCTACGTCTATGCGTTCTGCGCGATTTATTTTGCGCCAGCGTTCTTCCCGTCGGACAACCCCACGGTGCAACTGGTCAACACCGCGGGTGTGTTCGCCGCCGGGTTCCTGATGCGACCCATCGGCGGCTGGATTTTCGGCCGGGTGGCGGACCGTCACGGGCGCAAGAACTCGATGATGATTTCGGTGCTGATGATGTGCTTCGGCTCGTTGCTCATCGCCTGCCTGCCCACCTACAAGGACATCGGCGTCTGGGCGCCGGTGCTGCTGTTGCTCGCGCGCTTGCTGCAAGGCCTGTCGGTGGGCGGTGAATACGGCACCACGGCCACCTACATGAGCGAAGTCGCTCTCAAGGGCCAGCGCGGTTTTTTTGCCTCGTTCCAGTATGTGACGCTAATCGGCGGGCAATTGCTGGCGGTGTCGCTGGTAGTGGTCCTGCAACAGTTTCTCAACGAAGACGAACTGCGCGCCTACGGCTGGCGGATCCCGTTCGTGGTCGGCGCGGTGGCGGCGTTGATTTCTCTGTTGCTGCGCCGCTCTCTGAAGGAAACCAGCAGCAAGGAAATGCGTGAGAACAAGGACGCCGGTAGCATCGCCGCGCTGTTTCGCGACCACAAGGCCGCGTTCATCACCGTGCTGGGCTACACCGCTGGCGGCTCGCTGATTTTCTACACGTTCACCACTTACATGCAGAAATACCTGGTGAACACCGCCGGCCTGCACGCCAAGACCGCCAGCTACATCATGACCGGCGCGTTGTTCCTCTATATGTGCATGCAGCCGCTGTTCGGCATGCTGGCGGACAAGATCGGTCGGCGTAACTCCATGCTCTGGTTCGGCGCTCTGGGCGCGTTGTGCACAGTGCCGATATTGCTGACCCTCAAAAGTATCAGCAGCCCGTTCCTGGCGTTTGTGCTGATTACCCTGGCGCTGGCGATCGTCAGCTTCTACACCTCCATCAGCGGGTTGGTAAAAGCTGAAATGTTTCCACCCGAAGTACGGGCGCTGGGGGTAGGGTTGGCCTATGCGGTGGCGAATGCGATTTTTGGTGGCTCGGCCGAGTACGTCGCCCTGAGCCTGAAGGCCCAAGGCATGGAAAACACCTTTTATTGGTACGTCACGGTGATGATGGTGGTGGCGTTTCTGTTCAGCCTGCGCCTGCCCAAGCAACCGGCGTATTTGCATCATGACCTTTGA